From Bradyrhizobium sp. 4:
CTTCATCGAAGAGCGTGCCAATGCTCCCGCGCTGATCCAGACCACGCCGCGCGGTGCGCCGCCCAAGCAGCGTGGCGGCGAGAAGTCGAAGGTCCGCGCCTTCGAAACCGTGCGCCTGGCGGAAGCCAGCCGCATCACTGCATCGGAGCTGCAGGGCATCCGTGCGTTCGGTTCGGAAACCGAGCTCAAGCAGCTGCAGACCGAGGTCGCGCGCCGACAGGGCCTGATCCGCGGCGATTTCGAACTCACCTGGGAATACCATCGCCTCGCGGCGATCCAGGGCAAGGCGCTCGATGCCGACGGCTCCACCATCTATGACTGGGCCACCGAGTTCGGCCAGGCCATCCCGGCCGAGATCGACTTCGACCTGGACAATGCGAACCCCGTGACCGGTGCTGTCCGCAAGAAGTGCAACGCCGTGAAGCGTTCGATCCTGACTGCATTGAAGGGCCTCGGTGGCAACGCCGTCGGCATCGGCGCGGTCGTCGGTGACGCCTTCTGGGATGACCTGACGAGCCATCCTGAGGTCGAGAAGACCTTCATCAACACGCAGCAGGCGGCGGATCTCCGCAACGGCTTCGGTACTGCCTGGTCGACCTTCCGCTACGGCGACATCACCTGGGTCAACTATCGCGGCTCCGACAACGCGGAGGTCGCGGTTGGCGCTGACAAGGCCAAGTTCTTCCCGATCAACGCCGGCATCTTCCCGGTCGCGCAATCGCCCGGCGAGAGCTTCGACTTCGTCAACACGCCCGGCCAGCAGGTCTATTCCGGCATCGTGACCGACAAGGACCGCAACTCCTGGGCCGACGTCGAGCTGTTCTCCTATCCGCTCTTCGTCTGCACGATGCCGTCGGCTCTTCACCAGGGGCGCCGGACCTAACCGATGGCGCTCGCCGATGCTCTCGCCGCCGCGGCGGTCGACGCGGCCTACCTCGCATGGGGCAGGTCCGCGTCGTATTCGCCTCCCGGCGGCGGGAGCTCGGCGAGGTGCACGGTGCTGCTCGACATCAGGGATTCCTCCGCGAAGCCGGAGGATGGCTCGCCGCCGGCGGGCCAGGCCTGGATCGAGGTTCGCGCCAGGGAAGTCGC
This genomic window contains:
- a CDS encoding major capsid protein, translating into MLTMDVFKQDAFSSTTLTAVVDKLGYTPGFLGSIGGLFLPVPVRTTAVFIEERANAPALIQTTPRGAPPKQRGGEKSKVRAFETVRLAEASRITASELQGIRAFGSETELKQLQTEVARRQGLIRGDFELTWEYHRLAAIQGKALDADGSTIYDWATEFGQAIPAEIDFDLDNANPVTGAVRKKCNAVKRSILTALKGLGGNAVGIGAVVGDAFWDDLTSHPEVEKTFINTQQAADLRNGFGTAWSTFRYGDITWVNYRGSDNAEVAVGADKAKFFPINAGIFPVAQSPGESFDFVNTPGQQVYSGIVTDKDRNSWADVELFSYPLFVCTMPSALHQGRRT